From one Microbacter margulisiae genomic stretch:
- a CDS encoding glycoside hydrolase family 43 protein, translating into MKYITTLLVALLILPIAARGLKAQKYHSDNGNGTYTNPVIPADFPDPDVIRVGNTFYMVNTTMFVFPGVPILKSKDLVNWQYCSNAVQRFDFSPCYNLDGGSRYGHGQWATSLRYHNGKYYLLFITLDEGGFLCTAAKPEGPWKIRHLPRGFYDASLLFDTDGKIYVAHGNSQIYVTELDKNFAPAGKDSLVFTGDIRHGLEGTHFYKINGYYYLYSTYGGVDGIQVALRSKHVYGPYEEKVVMRDTTRGVNFGIHQGALVKTQTGEWWTMLFVDQGAFGRFPSLQPVKWIDGWPMVGVNGQAVATYKKPDVGKEYPIATLPTSDEFNSPKLGMQWGWNHNPDSTKWSLTERAGYLRLKTAKVVSELPQARNTLTQRIFAYYSKHILSTATTKMDIRHMRNGDVAGLAVFQDPYAFIGVKRTHGADYIVMVNNGITMDSILTKASTIYFKAYANYGTNRATFAYSMDNKTFTHFGNALWMRFSLKVFTGNKFCLFNYATRSLGGYVDFDWFKTAPETIINSVSVGK; encoded by the coding sequence ATGAAATACATTACAACATTGCTGGTTGCTTTATTGATATTACCGATAGCAGCAAGGGGCTTAAAAGCCCAGAAATATCACAGTGATAATGGGAACGGAACCTACACGAATCCGGTTATTCCCGCAGATTTTCCAGATCCTGATGTGATCCGGGTAGGAAATACCTTCTATATGGTCAACACCACGATGTTTGTTTTCCCCGGAGTTCCCATACTCAAGTCGAAAGATCTGGTCAACTGGCAATACTGCTCTAATGCCGTTCAGCGGTTTGATTTCAGTCCTTGTTACAACCTTGATGGCGGTAGCAGGTATGGACATGGCCAGTGGGCTACCAGCTTGAGGTACCATAATGGAAAATACTATTTGCTATTTATTACCCTTGACGAAGGAGGTTTCCTGTGTACGGCAGCCAAACCGGAAGGCCCCTGGAAGATCAGGCATTTGCCAAGAGGATTTTATGATGCAAGCCTACTCTTCGATACAGATGGGAAAATTTATGTGGCGCATGGCAACAGTCAGATTTATGTAACCGAACTTGATAAAAACTTTGCGCCTGCCGGAAAGGATTCTTTGGTTTTTACCGGAGATATCCGTCACGGATTAGAAGGGACACATTTTTATAAGATTAATGGCTATTACTATTTGTATAGCACCTATGGCGGTGTTGACGGGATACAGGTGGCACTCCGTTCAAAACATGTTTATGGCCCTTATGAAGAAAAAGTGGTGATGAGGGATACTACCCGGGGTGTAAATTTTGGCATTCATCAGGGAGCGCTCGTCAAAACACAAACCGGAGAGTGGTGGACAATGCTTTTTGTGGATCAGGGGGCATTTGGACGATTCCCTTCTTTACAGCCGGTTAAATGGATAGACGGATGGCCCATGGTTGGCGTTAACGGGCAGGCTGTTGCTACATATAAAAAGCCTGATGTGGGCAAGGAATATCCAATTGCAACATTGCCTACATCAGATGAGTTTAATAGCCCTAAGTTAGGTATGCAGTGGGGATGGAATCACAATCCCGATTCGACGAAATGGTCGTTAACGGAAAGGGCCGGATACCTGAGACTCAAGACAGCTAAGGTTGTATCCGAACTTCCGCAAGCCCGTAATACCCTTACACAACGAATCTTTGCGTATTATTCAAAGCATATTTTATCCACAGCTACTACCAAAATGGATATTCGTCATATGAGGAATGGCGACGTAGCAGGACTTGCTGTTTTTCAGGATCCTTATGCCTTTATTGGTGTCAAAAGAACGCATGGCGCCGACTACATTGTGATGGTGAATAATGGTATTACCATGGATTCTATTTTAACAAAAGCGTCAACGATATATTTTAAGGCATATGCAAATTATGGAACTAATCGGGCAACTTTTGCTTACAGTATGGATAACAAGACATTTACCCATTTTGGAAATGCCCTTTGGATGCGATTTAGCCTTAAAGTCTTTACGGGAAACAAGTTCTGTCTTTTCAACTATGCGACCAGGTCATTAGGCGGATATGTGGATTTCGACTGGTTCAAGACAGCGCCAGAGACCATTATTAATTCTGTATCTGTAGGGAAATGA
- a CDS encoding glycoside hydrolase family 43 protein yields the protein MALFFTMCFNTVFAKKSYAHNPIIYADVPDMSMIRVGHNYYMSSTTMHMSPGVPIMKSEDLVNWHIVNYAYDTLANIDALNLADGKSAYGQGSWASSLRYHNGIYYVSTFSQTTGKTYVYSTKNIEKGPWKGCSFKPALHDNSLFFDDDGRVYMIYGNGQLRIIELNTDASGIKQGGINQILINNASAPAGPNVGLGAEGSQLFKVNGKYYLFNITWPRGGMRTVVIHRADKITGPYEGRLGLEDKGVAQGGLISTPKGKWYAYLFRDYTAVGRVPYLVPVHWENGWPVLGVNGKVPDELKNLPASKGLIPGIVASDDFSRHKGESALPLVWQWNHNPDNTLWSVTQRKGYLRLRTGQIVNNFLMARNTLTQRTIGPVCSGSTSIDISNMKEGDFAGLALLQAKYGLVGVKYGRGGKAIVMVNAESGNPIEVQSVPLNQKEVYLKAECDFRNHTDKAYFFYSLDGKSWKQIGTQLQMQYTIPQFMGYRFGLFNYATQLSGGYVDFDYFHINNRISLRK from the coding sequence ATGGCACTTTTCTTTACAATGTGTTTCAATACAGTATTTGCAAAGAAAAGTTATGCTCACAATCCGATCATATATGCCGATGTGCCTGATATGTCGATGATTCGGGTGGGTCACAATTATTATATGAGTAGTACTACAATGCATATGAGCCCCGGCGTACCCATCATGAAGTCAGAAGATTTGGTAAATTGGCATATAGTCAATTATGCGTATGATACGCTTGCCAATATTGATGCCTTGAATCTTGCCGATGGCAAAAGCGCTTATGGGCAAGGATCTTGGGCAAGTAGTCTGAGGTATCACAATGGAATCTACTACGTTTCTACGTTTTCACAAACAACAGGTAAGACCTATGTATATTCTACGAAAAATATAGAAAAAGGCCCTTGGAAAGGATGTTCTTTTAAGCCAGCTTTACATGACAATTCGTTGTTTTTTGATGACGACGGGCGTGTCTATATGATTTATGGTAATGGCCAGCTTCGTATTATAGAACTTAATACTGATGCTTCTGGCATCAAACAAGGTGGAATTAATCAGATTCTCATTAACAATGCGAGTGCTCCGGCAGGTCCTAATGTTGGTCTTGGCGCCGAGGGCTCACAATTATTTAAGGTGAATGGGAAATATTATCTTTTCAATATTACCTGGCCACGGGGTGGAATGCGTACGGTTGTGATTCATAGAGCTGATAAAATAACAGGTCCTTATGAAGGTAGGCTAGGTCTCGAGGATAAAGGAGTTGCACAAGGAGGCTTAATCAGTACTCCTAAGGGGAAATGGTATGCTTATTTGTTTCGTGATTATACTGCTGTTGGTCGTGTCCCCTATCTTGTTCCGGTTCATTGGGAGAATGGATGGCCTGTATTGGGTGTTAATGGTAAGGTTCCCGATGAACTTAAAAATCTTCCCGCAAGTAAAGGTTTGATTCCCGGTATTGTAGCATCCGATGATTTTAGCCGTCATAAGGGAGAATCTGCTTTGCCATTAGTTTGGCAATGGAACCACAATCCGGATAATACATTGTGGTCTGTAACCCAACGAAAAGGTTATTTGCGACTTAGAACCGGACAAATAGTCAATAATTTTTTGATGGCTCGCAACACTTTGACTCAACGCACCATTGGGCCTGTATGTTCAGGTTCCACTTCTATTGATATTTCAAATATGAAAGAAGGAGATTTTGCTGGTCTTGCCCTGTTACAGGCAAAATATGGTTTGGTTGGAGTCAAATATGGCAGAGGTGGTAAAGCAATTGTAATGGTTAATGCCGAATCCGGTAACCCTATCGAAGTTCAAAGTGTTCCATTGAATCAAAAGGAAGTTTATCTGAAAGCCGAATGTGATTTCAGAAACCATACAGATAAAGCCTATTTTTTTTACAGCCTTGATGGTAAATCGTGGAAACAGATTGGTACACAACTTCAGATGCAATACACAATTCCACAATTTATGGGGTATCGATTCGGATTGTTCAATTATGCTACCCAATTATCAGGAGGATATGTTGATTTTGACTATTTCCATATTAATAATCGGATTTCTTTGAGAAAGTAA
- a CDS encoding alpha-L-arabinofuranosidase C-terminal domain-containing protein produces MNKHIKRLIKLSLLLLLFATVLQAKTVKRGETRITVEVNKPGHKISPMLFGIFFEDINLSTDGGMYPELVRNRSFEDADTLQYWKFISADGQSKASIASADAQVRPPILPLNPYNRKSLCIKANGAFNLVNDGYWGMNIIQGDCYTFQLAARTTDDFRAPLTIRIVSSTGKELASGEIKAFGTQWQYHSLDLSASGSDPKAHLEISGTGKGTLYLDMVSLMPDKTWKNHGLRIDLADALDSLHPRFMRFPGGSFVEGVNIADMYNWKNTIGNIDMRTPLRNLWGYNSTNGIGFQEYLQLAEDLGAEPLFCINAGMSYGEVVPMDRMGQWEQDALDAIQYANGPVTSVWGSLRAKNGHPEPFHLKYIEIGNENGGTTYDKRWELIANAIHAKYPNIKLIADEWEGGHPHDPMPAIIDEHYYNNPDWFIWNAHKYDSYDRKGPKVFIGEYAVTSGTGKGDLRGAIGEAAWMTGMERNSDIVEMGSYAPLFCNANHRAWPINLINFDSYRWYGIPSYYVQEMFSNNQGTVELPVSIEHAPVFEIPVSSGCIGLGTRNSSAEFKDLQVVSSKGKILFNPKFSQIDDQWRKSPRSEWTAQNGVLKNSSNTFWGSAIFMGDTAWTNYTITLKARKISGEHGFQIYFRNKSRNNHSGWDIGESGDTTCSMTYGLLSDTKKINIESGRWYDIKVVIRGNSIKGYLDGKLIQELSDADVNVKDMNASASYDDKSGDIILKIVNSSAKPVKTEIDLTGAANLTGNGKAIVLTSASPLDENTLEDPTKVSPKTEMINFSGNTLTRLFPGNSLTVLRLTTKK; encoded by the coding sequence ATGAATAAGCACATTAAACGTCTGATCAAATTGTCTTTATTATTGCTGTTGTTTGCGACGGTTCTTCAGGCAAAGACAGTAAAAAGAGGAGAAACGAGGATCACCGTGGAAGTCAATAAACCAGGGCACAAGATTTCTCCTATGTTATTTGGAATCTTTTTTGAAGATATTAATTTGTCTACCGACGGGGGTATGTATCCGGAATTAGTACGTAATCGCTCTTTTGAGGATGCTGATACGTTGCAATACTGGAAGTTTATTAGTGCCGACGGACAGAGCAAAGCCTCCATTGCCAGTGCGGATGCACAGGTACGGCCTCCGATCCTCCCGCTCAATCCATATAATCGCAAATCTCTTTGCATCAAAGCTAATGGCGCTTTTAATTTAGTGAATGATGGATATTGGGGAATGAATATTATTCAGGGCGATTGTTATACATTCCAGTTAGCTGCGCGGACAACCGATGATTTTAGAGCTCCGTTAACCATTCGTATTGTAAGTTCAACAGGGAAGGAGCTGGCATCGGGAGAAATCAAGGCCTTTGGAACACAATGGCAATATCACTCTCTGGATTTATCTGCATCAGGAAGCGATCCGAAAGCGCATCTGGAAATTTCAGGTACGGGGAAAGGTACATTATATCTTGATATGGTTTCCTTAATGCCGGATAAAACCTGGAAGAACCACGGATTACGGATTGATTTGGCTGATGCATTGGACTCTCTTCATCCCAGATTTATGCGTTTCCCGGGTGGAAGTTTTGTGGAAGGCGTCAATATAGCTGATATGTATAATTGGAAAAATACGATCGGGAATATCGATATGCGTACGCCGTTAAGGAATCTCTGGGGATATAATTCTACCAACGGTATTGGTTTTCAGGAATATTTGCAACTTGCTGAAGACCTTGGTGCTGAACCGCTATTTTGTATAAATGCAGGGATGTCCTATGGTGAAGTGGTTCCTATGGATCGTATGGGGCAATGGGAACAGGATGCCTTGGACGCAATTCAATATGCAAACGGGCCGGTGACTTCGGTCTGGGGGAGTCTTCGCGCAAAAAACGGACATCCCGAGCCATTCCATTTAAAATACATCGAAATAGGGAATGAAAATGGAGGAACTACCTATGATAAGCGCTGGGAGTTAATAGCAAATGCTATTCATGCCAAATATCCGAATATTAAGCTAATTGCAGATGAATGGGAGGGAGGCCATCCCCATGACCCCATGCCGGCTATTATTGATGAGCATTACTACAATAATCCTGATTGGTTTATCTGGAATGCGCATAAATATGATAGCTATGACCGCAAGGGTCCGAAAGTTTTTATTGGAGAATATGCAGTGACGAGCGGCACAGGGAAAGGTGACCTGCGGGGCGCTATCGGCGAAGCAGCATGGATGACCGGCATGGAGCGTAATTCAGATATTGTGGAGATGGGTTCTTATGCTCCGCTTTTTTGTAATGCAAATCATAGAGCCTGGCCGATCAATTTAATTAATTTCGATAGTTATCGCTGGTATGGCATCCCGAGTTATTATGTTCAGGAAATGTTTTCCAATAATCAGGGAACAGTTGAATTGCCTGTTAGTATTGAGCATGCTCCTGTGTTTGAAATTCCTGTTTCGTCCGGCTGTATTGGGTTAGGAACACGCAATAGTAGTGCCGAATTCAAGGATCTCCAGGTGGTTTCATCGAAAGGGAAGATCCTGTTTAACCCGAAATTTTCCCAAATTGATGATCAATGGCGAAAATCACCACGAAGTGAATGGACGGCTCAGAATGGGGTTTTAAAGAATTCGTCAAATACTTTTTGGGGTAGCGCCATTTTTATGGGCGATACGGCGTGGACGAATTATACGATCACATTAAAAGCCCGTAAGATTTCAGGAGAGCATGGGTTTCAGATTTATTTTAGAAACAAGAGTAGAAATAATCATTCGGGCTGGGATATAGGTGAATCGGGGGATACCACTTGTTCAATGACCTATGGGCTATTATCAGATACCAAAAAGATCAATATCGAATCAGGACGTTGGTATGATATAAAGGTCGTAATTCGGGGAAACTCCATAAAAGGATATCTTGACGGCAAGTTGATTCAGGAATTGTCTGATGCTGATGTGAATGTCAAAGATATGAATGCAAGCGCTTCTTATGATGATAAATCAGGCGATATTATTCTGAAAATTGTCAATTCGTCAGCTAAACCTGTAAAAACAGAAATTGACCTTACTGGAGCGGCTAATTTAACAGGGAACGGGAAAGCGATTGTTCTGACTTCTGCCAGTCCCCTTGATGAAAATACGTTGGAAGATCCAACTAAGGTGTCTCCAAAGACGGAAATGATAAATTTTTCCGGTAATACTCTTACGCGGTTATTCCCCGGAAATTCATTAACTGTTTTGCGTTTGACGACAAAGAAATGA
- a CDS encoding glycoside hydrolase family 3 C-terminal domain-containing protein, with protein sequence MKKHFFIYVSIIGLMIITFYPSVYAQKTKTNSTSQVSKSTLPLYLNTSYSFRERAADLVSRMTLGEEVLQLHTNYAPAIPRLGVSQYYYWSEGQHGINAMFGNIHHGNSKKEEAYGSPHATSFPVNFATAMSWDPKLIYREAEAISDEARGFVDKSLFNVGQNNLGDSKDNYGNLIYWAPTINMDRDPRWGRTDEAFGEDTYLASRMAAAFVDGFQGQTINGESKTGYLKAAATAKHYALNDIENNRTGISSDVNDEAIRDYYTATFRYLIEKAHVAGLMTSYNAINGTPAVANTYTVNELAQRTFGFDGYITSDCGAIGTTYNTFPFGHDWAAPGWMTDHQGGGKSIWTNTKSGRVVSGISGGLAYALRAGTDLNCTGYENTLPNIEEAIKAGVLSKGVVDIALTNVFTIRMKTGEFDPSGKVPYTKITKSVIQSPDHQKLAEEVAENTLVLLKNDTVPGMHKCLLPMNASKLNKVVIVGNLANEVTLGGYSGDPSLKVSAVQGITSAMKEINPNSQVIFDNTGTSTTSENPALLSEKTKSDIKSADLVIVFAGTDEADSHEGKDRADLGMPGNYGSMIYQVAALGNPNMVMVIQSVGPVNISYTQHYFPSILFSSYNGESQGTALANVLLGKKNPSGHLNFTWYKDATQLPDKSNYYLAPTGAMGSRGLGRTYMYFTGTPSYPFGYGLSYTQFKFSNITLSKSDITPNDSVMVSFDVTNTGNTSGETVAQLYVAFPRIKGAPLPIKKLEGFAKTEDLQPGQSQHITLTLTAANLALWNEKELKSMVYNGAYQIQLGYNSQDIASSNDVNIQGELTSQIEHVTLQPEQLVYPIGATVNLMDKNKWIESDIIKAREERHAVADRILEAVNNDGSFVDLSKVHIHYQSNNPKVAKVNDAGVVKAVGTGVATITATINGVSGSMVMVVK encoded by the coding sequence ATGAAAAAGCATTTTTTTATTTATGTTAGCATTATTGGGCTGATGATAATAACTTTTTATCCATCCGTTTATGCCCAAAAGACAAAAACAAATTCGACATCGCAGGTAAGCAAAAGCACTCTTCCGCTTTATCTGAATACTTCCTATTCGTTCCGGGAGAGAGCTGCAGATCTGGTTTCCCGCATGACGTTGGGCGAAGAAGTACTGCAACTTCATACCAATTATGCACCGGCTATTCCCCGGTTGGGTGTAAGCCAATATTATTACTGGAGCGAAGGACAACATGGTATCAATGCCATGTTTGGGAACATTCACCATGGGAATTCCAAGAAAGAAGAAGCTTATGGAAGCCCTCATGCGACCAGTTTTCCAGTCAACTTTGCAACAGCCATGAGCTGGGATCCCAAACTTATTTATCGGGAGGCTGAAGCTATTTCGGATGAAGCCCGTGGTTTTGTAGATAAATCTTTATTCAATGTGGGTCAGAATAATTTAGGTGATTCAAAGGACAATTATGGGAATTTGATCTATTGGGCACCCACTATCAATATGGATCGTGATCCTCGTTGGGGACGTACCGATGAAGCATTTGGAGAAGATACGTATCTTGCTTCACGCATGGCAGCAGCGTTTGTGGATGGCTTTCAGGGACAAACCATAAATGGAGAATCAAAGACCGGGTATTTGAAAGCAGCAGCTACCGCTAAACATTATGCATTGAATGACATTGAGAATAATCGGACAGGTATTTCATCTGATGTAAATGATGAGGCTATAAGGGATTACTACACAGCCACATTTCGTTATCTTATAGAAAAAGCGCATGTGGCAGGATTGATGACTTCCTATAATGCCATAAATGGGACTCCTGCTGTAGCAAACACCTATACTGTGAACGAACTTGCCCAGCGAACTTTTGGATTCGACGGCTACATTACATCCGATTGTGGAGCTATAGGCACCACTTATAATACCTTCCCGTTTGGTCATGACTGGGCAGCTCCGGGATGGATGACCGACCACCAGGGGGGAGGTAAATCCATATGGACAAATACCAAAAGTGGCCGCGTTGTGTCAGGAATTTCAGGAGGTTTAGCCTATGCCCTGAGAGCCGGGACCGATCTCAACTGTACAGGTTATGAGAATACTCTTCCTAATATAGAGGAAGCGATAAAGGCAGGTGTTTTGAGTAAAGGAGTAGTTGATATAGCCCTTACCAATGTCTTCACCATCCGAATGAAAACCGGAGAGTTTGATCCTTCCGGTAAAGTTCCTTATACTAAAATCACCAAGAGTGTGATCCAAAGTCCTGATCATCAAAAATTGGCAGAAGAAGTAGCAGAAAATACGTTGGTGCTGCTGAAGAATGATACTGTACCTGGAATGCACAAGTGTTTGTTGCCAATGAATGCTTCCAAATTAAATAAGGTTGTCATTGTCGGCAATTTAGCTAATGAGGTAACATTGGGTGGGTATTCCGGAGATCCATCGCTTAAAGTAAGCGCTGTACAGGGTATCACGTCTGCCATGAAGGAAATTAATCCAAACAGTCAGGTGATTTTTGACAATACCGGTACTTCGACTACTTCGGAAAATCCTGCCTTATTAAGTGAAAAGACAAAGTCCGATATCAAGAGTGCCGATTTGGTAATTGTTTTTGCTGGCACGGATGAAGCAGATAGTCATGAAGGGAAAGACCGTGCGGATTTAGGAATGCCGGGCAATTATGGCTCCATGATTTACCAGGTAGCTGCGCTTGGCAATCCGAATATGGTGATGGTTATTCAATCCGTAGGCCCCGTAAATATAAGTTACACACAACACTATTTCCCCTCCATCCTCTTTAGCAGTTACAATGGAGAGAGCCAGGGAACAGCCCTGGCCAATGTGTTGTTAGGTAAAAAAAATCCAAGTGGACATCTTAACTTTACATGGTATAAAGATGCCACTCAACTCCCTGATAAATCGAATTATTATTTAGCACCGACGGGGGCGATGGGATCCAGAGGATTGGGTCGTACCTATATGTATTTTACAGGAACTCCTTCATATCCCTTTGGTTATGGGTTAAGCTATACACAATTCAAATTTTCGAACATAACCCTGTCGAAATCAGATATAACACCGAACGATAGCGTCATGGTAAGCTTTGATGTCACCAACACAGGAAACACCTCCGGTGAGACGGTAGCCCAACTCTATGTGGCATTTCCCAGGATTAAAGGAGCTCCACTGCCGATCAAAAAGCTGGAAGGCTTTGCAAAGACCGAAGATCTCCAGCCCGGACAAAGCCAACACATTACCCTTACGTTGACAGCTGCAAATTTAGCCCTATGGAACGAAAAGGAGCTGAAGAGTATGGTTTATAACGGGGCTTATCAGATACAGCTCGGATACAACTCGCAGGATATAGCCAGTAGCAATGATGTGAATATACAAGGAGAGCTTACTTCTCAAATAGAGCACGTCACCTTGCAGCCGGAACAGCTCGTATATCCTATTGGAGCCACTGTAAACCTCATGGATAAAAACAAATGGATTGAAAGCGACATCATCAAGGCACGCGAGGAACGCCATGCTGTTGCCGACCGCATTCTTGAAGCCGTAAACAATGACGGTTCATTTGTTGACCTGTCAAAGGTTCACATCCACTATCAATCCAATAATCCGAAAGTTGCCAAAGTAAATGATGCGGGAGTCGTCAAGGCCGTTGGGACAGGAGTAGCTACGATTACCGCTACCATCAATGGTGTTTCCGGATCAATGGTAATGGTGGTAAAATAG
- a CDS encoding alpha-L-fucosidase, which yields MNPISNDKHYPNATIKTSHMKINEIFRISIICSALLLCSSQMRAQMDYYPPGFDSIPYPQGKFKPTDQSLKQYHYPKWFRDAKFGIWAHWGPQSVPRHGDWYARNMYIQNGTSWETADYKDHLKRYGHPSKFGYKDIIPLWKAQKWDPAKLMALYKKVGAKYFVSMGVHHDDFFLWNSKLHKWNAVNYGPHKDVVGIWEKEARKEGLHFGVSEHLGASYTWFQKAHSMDTTGPMKGVPYDANNPKYFDLYHRKAAPGDNGWLTNNPEWQHEWYYSIRELIDKYHPDLLYSDSALPFGNIGRSLIAHFYNDNMAQHDGQLEAVYTCKEPSQGRFVQDMERGVMDTISQYPWQTDTSIGDWFYRTGQQYKSATEIIQMLVDIVSKNGNLLINVVQTPEGNLEPDMLHILHGIAQWTAANGEGIYGSRPWKIYGENPANAKEVKSAMFNESKLQYSAQDIRFTTKGKTLYAFCLGQPTGAIRIVSLRKNNPYEKKAIASITMLGSKEHLGWHQQDDALVIDKPAVLPAWKVLGFRITFRNK from the coding sequence ATGAATCCGATATCAAATGACAAACATTATCCAAACGCCACCATTAAAACAAGCCACATGAAGATCAATGAAATTTTTCGCATCAGCATTATATGTAGTGCTCTACTGTTATGTTCGTCGCAGATGAGGGCACAAATGGATTATTATCCTCCGGGATTTGATAGCATACCGTACCCCCAGGGGAAATTCAAGCCCACCGACCAGTCGCTCAAGCAGTATCACTATCCGAAATGGTTCCGTGACGCCAAGTTTGGGATATGGGCACATTGGGGGCCACAATCCGTACCAAGACATGGCGACTGGTATGCACGGAACATGTACATTCAAAATGGGACTAGTTGGGAAACTGCTGATTATAAGGATCACCTAAAAAGATACGGCCATCCCTCGAAGTTTGGCTACAAAGATATCATCCCCCTGTGGAAAGCACAGAAATGGGATCCGGCCAAACTGATGGCCCTTTACAAGAAGGTAGGCGCCAAATACTTTGTCAGCATGGGAGTCCACCATGACGATTTCTTTCTGTGGAACTCCAAACTCCACAAGTGGAACGCAGTCAACTACGGGCCACACAAAGACGTAGTAGGCATCTGGGAAAAAGAAGCCAGGAAAGAAGGCCTCCATTTCGGTGTATCGGAACACCTGGGGGCAAGTTACACCTGGTTCCAGAAAGCCCACAGCATGGATACCACAGGCCCGATGAAAGGCGTACCCTATGATGCGAATAACCCGAAATATTTTGATTTATACCATCGCAAGGCAGCCCCGGGAGATAACGGGTGGCTGACGAATAATCCGGAATGGCAGCATGAATGGTATTATAGCATACGGGAGTTAATCGATAAATACCACCCCGATCTCCTGTACTCTGACAGCGCCCTTCCTTTTGGCAATATCGGGCGGAGCCTCATTGCCCATTTTTATAATGACAATATGGCACAACACGATGGGCAACTGGAAGCCGTGTATACCTGCAAGGAACCCTCGCAGGGGCGCTTTGTCCAGGACATGGAACGCGGGGTGATGGACACCATCAGCCAATATCCGTGGCAAACGGACACCTCCATAGGGGATTGGTTTTACCGGACCGGCCAACAATATAAAAGCGCAACAGAGATTATCCAGATGCTGGTGGATATCGTCAGTAAAAACGGGAACCTGTTGATAAATGTTGTCCAGACACCCGAAGGGAACCTGGAACCGGATATGCTGCACATTTTGCATGGCATTGCCCAATGGACGGCGGCCAACGGAGAAGGTATCTATGGATCACGTCCCTGGAAAATATATGGGGAAAACCCGGCCAACGCCAAAGAAGTGAAAAGTGCGATGTTTAACGAAAGCAAGCTGCAATACAGTGCACAGGACATACGCTTTACCACAAAGGGGAAGACTCTCTATGCCTTTTGTCTTGGCCAGCCAACGGGGGCTATCCGTATTGTGTCATTGCGTAAAAACAATCCATACGAAAAAAAGGCCATTGCTTCCATCACAATGCTAGGCAGCAAGGAACATTTGGGATGGCATCAGCAAGACGATGCCTTGGTGATCGACAAACCGGCAGTACTCCCTGCATGGAAAGTGCTTGGATTTAGAATCACGTTCAGAAACAAATAA